A genome region from Oryzias melastigma strain HK-1 linkage group LG12, ASM292280v2, whole genome shotgun sequence includes the following:
- the LOC112162805 gene encoding inactive phospholipid phosphatase 7, giving the protein MPSTFNVRSRVRERNGVLNRPEFISLNQQPSGGPAESRRGSRRAAPMKPQSSQQSEEPTDSGSRDRRESTKMPEEDCMQLNPSFKGIAMNSLLAIDICLSKRMGVCAYTSSSWGGCRSMVSLLALTGHGITWILGTIVCLTRSNTLAGQEVLVNLLLALILDIMTVAGLQRLVKRRGPWEMSPGFLDCIAMDKYSFPGAHASRAAMVSKFLLSHLVLAVPLRILLVLWAFLVGMSRVLLGKHHLTDMVCGFALGMLHFSLMETVWLSSNTCQNIISISTLSWSPFF; this is encoded by the exons atgccatCGACTTTCAATGTGAGATCCAGGGTCCGGGAGAGAAACGGGGTCCTGAATCGACCCGAGTTCATATCCCTCAACCAGCAGCCCAGCGGTGGCCCCGCAGAGAGCCGCCGCGGCTCCAGACGCGCGGCTCCCATGAAGCCCCAAAGCAGCCAACAGAGCGAGGAACCTACCGACAGCGGCAGCAGGGACCGGAGGGAGTCCACCAAAATGCCGGAGGAAGACTGCATGCAGCTCAACCCTTCCTTCAAGGGAATAGCCATGAACTCCCTCCTCGCCATTGACATCTGTCTGTCCAAGCGCATGGGGGTGTGCGCCTACACGTCGTCCTCCTGGGGAGGCTGCCGCTCCATGGTCTCTCTGCTGGCCCTGACTGGGCACGGAATCACGTGGATCCTTGGCACTATCGTGTGTCTCACACGGAGCAACACTCTGGCTGGACAAGAGGTCCTGGTGAACCTGCTGCTGG CTCTGATCCTCGACATCATGACAGTGGCCGGACTCCAAAGACTGGTGAAGCGAAGAGGACCCTGGGAGATGTCGCCAGGCTTCCTGGACTGTATCGCCATGGACAAGTACTCCTTCCCCGGCGCCCACGCCAGTCGGGCAGCCATGGTCTCTAAGTTCCTGCTGTCCCACCTGGTTCTGGCGGTGCCTCTGCGCATCCTGCTGGTGCTGTGGGCCTTCCTGGTGGGCATGTCTCGGGTGCTCCTGGGCAAACACCACCTGACGGATATGGTGTGCGGCTTCGCATTGGGAATGCTGCACTTCAGCCTGATGGAGACAGTGTGGCTCTCGTCGAACACCTGTCAGAATATTATTTCCATCAGCACGCTGAGCTGGAGCCCTTTTTTCTGA